In the Salvia miltiorrhiza cultivar Shanhuang (shh) chromosome 8, IMPLAD_Smil_shh, whole genome shotgun sequence genome, GCTTCTGCCATTGCAACAATTCGAAGCTTTGATGGTTTGGTTGTCGGGGAACACTCTGATTTGCTAAGCTAGATAGTGAAAGTTATAGATATTTGAGAGGTTTGAGCAGTGGTGAGAGTAAAAAGGTAGGGATAAGGATAAGGAGCTAGTAGTGAGTCTTCACCAATAGTCAATAGATTATCTAAACTTTTACTACTTTGTTATTGTTTCAACAATTAATTTAGTATTCTCCCTGATGTATACCTTTCATTTTTAATATGTCCTCCAAATTTATGTACACGTTACTTTTGAATACTAATTTAcacataatttttataaatttatcctTATAACTTACATTATTTACTCACGAATATATTTAACAATATTCTTTACGAAAATcttttctccattatcaatactCTAAATAACTTTTTGTAAAAGTCCGTGTAAAAAACAGTTATGTATATTCATGGAGTACGGAGGGAGGGTGtagtaataaaaaattattcccTATGTTCCAAACGCACCTATGTATTGGTAATTAATAGAAAACTATATATATCATCAATTTTCAGAACTACTTTTACCAATACAAAGATCAAAATGTGAGATTTCAGAACTATTATTGAGGAATGCATAAAACAGATCAGAATGTGAGATTTCCCTTTGGTCAAGAGCAAAACCCGAAGATGAGTCGTCTCAAGTAACGTTAGCACGCAGAGGCTTGTTATAGTACTGCAGCAAGAGCGAGGAGCAGACAACGCTCACCGAAGAAGCCGCCATGCAAGCACTAGCAAGCCATGGCGGGAGACGTATACCGATCAAAGGGTAGAGAATCCCTGCTGCAACCGGCACGCCAAGAATGTTGTACCCCAGTGCCCATATGTAGTTGAGCCGGATTCTCGACATCGTCTTCCTCGACAGATCTATTGCAGTCACCACGTCCTCCAAGTTGCTCTTCATCAGAACTATGTCAGCAGCTTCTATGGCCACGTCTGTCCCCGCCCCTATCGCCATACCAACGTCGGCTGCCACCAGTGCTGGCGAGTCGTTGATCCCGTCTCCCACCATTGCCACGCTTGCACCTTGCAGCTACACGAGTTTGTACGTTCAGCAATGATTGAACTCACATGATAAGATAGAGTTTTAAGCTAGCTAGTAACTACCTGCAACTCCTTGATCTTGTCTGCTTTTCCAAGAGGATCTGTCTCTGCAAACACCTTGTCGATGCCCACCTGACTGCCTATTGCAGTAGCTGTAGCCCAGTTATCACCCGTCACCATCACGCTTGTTATATTCATGGAGCGCAGATATGATATCACGAGAGCAGCTTCAGGCTTCACGGGGTCTGTTACTGCGAAAGCTCCAGCAATTGTTTCTTCAACAGCAACGAGCACACAAGTACGAGCAAGATGCTCGTTTTGTGAAACGTAAGTATCCACTTCGCCACCAACTGGGACGTTGAACATTTGCATGAGCCTCCTGTTTCCTACTAGGATTGCTCTCTCACCGATTTTCCCACTCACCCCGGCTCCCGGGTGCACCTTGAAATCCTTCACCTCAGTGAATTGATCATTCTCGGATCCATGCTTCTGACGTAACTTCCTAGCATGCTCCACCACGGCTTTTGCTATTGGATGCTCACTGTTAACCTGAAATCAATCGGATAACATATGTTCATATGATGCTTTAATGGGAAATTTTATTGTAGCCATTCACCATAAATCATTCTTTCTGGAGCTAAACTCTTCTCATAGCTAAGTTAGCATTAGGTCCGCTtcaaatttaacaaataaaattgaaggtaaAAGTACAAGTAAGAACTGACCTCTGCAGCAATGGTCAAGCCACAAAAATCTTCCTCGGAAATTACAGAGAAAAGCTCAAAACTAACTACAGCTGGTTTTCCAACTGTCAGCGTGCCGGTTTTGTCAAAGACAATAGTCTTGATCTGCAAGATCAAAGTATGCTTGAGAAACAATATAGCAGTGGTTCTCAACGAGGAAAATACATTCATAAAGTTTCACTTATTATAGTAGTAGTAAAAGTATGATATGTCTCTCTTTTAAATTGATGTTTCAAGGTATACAACAGAGTTGAGTGATCAGATTCAGCACATCAAAAAATTTAGAAGAGAACATGCCTTGTGCGCTTTTTGAAGGGCATTTCCGCCTTTAATTAGGACGCCAAGGGAAGCACCCTTGCCCGTGGCAACCATCACTGCAGTAGGAGTTGCTAATCCCAGGGCACAAGGGCAGGCTATCACCAACACTGAAATAGCAAACTCTAATGCAAACTCAAAGGCATCCATAGAAGTGGGTATCCAGCTTCTAGGGTACAACCCAGTTTCTCCAGGAATAAACCATCCCAGCCATGTTAAAAATGCAGCTATGACAACCTAATGAAGAGTGACACAATGTTATTTCACAATGTACTGACAAATATACAAAAGAAATATTCTGTAGATAGTTTCCTGTCGCATAAAGCCATTGCATTCAttctcattttgctaaattatgacatgttttaagaaaagtcTAGAGCTAgcccaaacatgctccatcCTTAATAATGAACTCTAGATattagaaaatttgaaagagaaAAAGCAAAAATTGTAGGAATCAAGGGAAGCACTTACAATGGGAACAAACACCTTGGCTATCTGATCAGCCAATTTCTGAACAGGTGCTTTCGCGAGTTGAGCAGCTTCAACTAGCTCAACAATTTGAGAAAGTGTTGTTTCCGAACCAACATGAGTGGCCTTAACACGTATATACCCGTTTTCATTAACTGTTCCACCAATCACCTATAGATGGAATGCATTAAGTTGTAGGACAGTGTCAAGAAAATTTAAGGACATAATTTATATTACCTTATCACCAGGTCCTTTAGAAACTGGGAGGGCTTCGCCTGTGATCATGCTTTCATTCACATGACACTGACCATCAATGACGAGTCCATCTACGGGGATTTTTGTACCAGGAACAATCTTTAGTATGTCATTCTTTTCTATAAGTTGTGTATCGATTTCAGTTTCTGAAATTAGATTTCCTGCAGCATCGAGAGTTAACAGGCAAGCCGTTTCAGGGGCTAGCTCTGTCAACTTTGCTAAAGCATCTGATGTCTTCCCTTTTGCCAAAACCTCAAGGTATTTCCCCAAAAGAATGAAAGATATCAACATGGAACTAGTCTCAAAGAAATCCTGGCCCTCAAACGAGTCTGAAGTCAATGCTTTTATCATTACATATATAGAGTAAAAGTAAGCAGCATTGGTGCCCAACGCAACAAGAACATCCATATTTGCAGATTTTCGTTTCAGGGCATTATATGATCCGGCATAAAACCTGATAAGGTCATCAAAACATATATTTGATTACTCAGATAATTTGTGCCAACTTGATAACTAGAGAATTTGAGGAAATTATTTAAGCTACAACAAAGCAGACATGAGTACCTTTTGCCGATGACAAACTGCACAGGTGTACAAAGGATCCATCGTAACAGCATGCCGATGTTGAGCGTATTAATAACCTTGTACTCAAGCCAATCTCCAGAAGGAGGAAGCATTGGGAGTATCATAGAGGACACAAATATAGGAACTGAAAATAGGCAACTCCATAAGAAATGATTCCGATACATTAGAATTTCTTGCTGCCTTTCCGTTTCTCCACCTCTTGGAGGAGTGTACAAAGTTGCTTGATAAGTATTGGATCCATCACCAGCTTCTTGAATGCACTGGATCAGAGATCTTGGACCAATAACGTTTGGCTCATAACTGATGATCGCAGTGTGCTGTTCAGGGTCCACTTCAACATGATTTACGCCTTCCAGAGACTCAAGTGACTTCTGAATAATGGTAAAATCATCTGGAGAAGTAATTCCTCCCAGTTTCAAGTATAATTTACTCAAGTCATTGCCAGAGCTAATGAGCTCAGCCCCAAAACCAGCATCTTCTTCGATTGCTTGAATGATACGATTAGTGTCTGTAATATTTG is a window encoding:
- the LOC130999652 gene encoding copper-transporting ATPase HMA4-like: MDINGKHDLSSPLLQHRDDVVVAITEKTRTLVFKVVGITCASCVASIESALGGIDGVQSVMVSVLQGRAVVKYVPEIIAAKRIKEAVEDTGFEVVDFPEQDNAMCRVRIKGMACTSCSESVERALRMVDGIKKAVVGLALGEAKIHFDPNITDTNRIIQAIEEDAGFGAELISSGNDLSKLYLKLGGITSPDDFTIIQKSLESLEGVNHVEVDPEQHTAIISYEPNVIGPRSLIQCIQEAGDGSNTYQATLYTPPRGGETERQQEILMYRNHFLWSCLFSVPIFVSSMILPMLPPSGDWLEYKVINTLNIGMLLRWILCTPVQFVIGKRFYAGSYNALKRKSANMDVLVALGTNAAYFYSIYVMIKALTSDSFEGQDFFETSSMLISFILLGKYLEVLAKGKTSDALAKLTELAPETACLLTLDAAGNLISETEIDTQLIEKNDILKIVPGTKIPVDGLVIDGQCHVNESMITGEALPVSKGPGDKVIGGTVNENGYIRVKATHVGSETTLSQIVELVEAAQLAKAPVQKLADQIAKVFVPIVVIAAFLTWLGWFIPGETGLYPRSWIPTSMDAFEFALEFAISVLVIACPCALGLATPTAVMVATGKGASLGVLIKGGNALQKAHKIKTIVFDKTGTLTVGKPAVVSFELFSVISEEDFCGLTIAAEVNSEHPIAKAVVEHARKLRQKHGSENDQFTEVKDFKVHPGAGVSGKIGERAILVGNRRLMQMFNVPVGGEVDTYVSQNEHLARTCVLVAVEETIAGAFAVTDPVKPEAALVISYLRSMNITSVMVTGDNWATATAIGSQVGIDKVFAETDPLGKADKIKELQLQGASVAMVGDGINDSPALVAADVGMAIGAGTDVAIEAADIVLMKSNLEDVVTAIDLSRKTMSRIRLNYIWALGYNILGVPVAAGILYPLIGIRLPPWLASACMAASSVSVVCSSLLLQYYNKPLRANVT